One window of the Rhipicephalus sanguineus isolate Rsan-2018 chromosome 4, BIME_Rsan_1.4, whole genome shotgun sequence genome contains the following:
- the LOC125758301 gene encoding uncharacterized protein K02A2.6-like, giving the protein MPLINHEIPSLPWEFVGADIYYHNGTEYLVVVDFYSFFFEIRPVKTTADKVIAAFADIFATHGFLQRLCTDNGPPFSSQSFREFVGKIGLHHVRSSPYHPRSNGMAERAVQEAKKLLKRYRYGTVDFCAALLEWRNTPRDSYLKSPMQRLMGRQARTLLPVTETHLRPQTIPPEEVQRRLHDIRSRQRSFYNRGTRPLPGIPDGSRVTVYNVPSKTWSPATVVKPANTPRAYIVETEDAAHQRTSPSGPRSTGAPHTRTSSRRGPHRATTAQKRT; this is encoded by the coding sequence ATGCCATTGATCAACCATGAAATTCCAAGCCTACCCTGGGAATTTGTGGGAGCCGACATATACTATCACAATGGCACCGAGTACTTGGTGGTTGTtgacttttattctttcttttttgaaatcAGGCCTGTGAAGACGACAGCCGACAAGGTGATTGCTGCTTTCGCAGACATATTCGCCACTCATGGCTTCCTGCAGCGCCTATGCACGGACAATGGACCGCCATTCAGCAGCCAGAGCTTTCGTGAATTTGTCGGTAAGATTGGCTTGCACCATGTTCGTTCCAGTCCGTATCACCCTCGATCAAACGGAATGGCTGAACGTGCTGTGCAAGAAGCCAAAAAATTGCTGAAGAGGTATCGGTACGGCACAGTGGATTTTTGTGCTGCATTGCTGGAGTGGAGAAACACGCCTCGCGATTCCTATTTGAAATCTCCCATGCAGAGACTCATGGGCCGGCAGGCGAGGACGCTGCTACCAGTCACAGAAACCCACCTGCGACCGCAGACCATACCCCCTGAGGAGGTTCAACGGCGGCTCCACGACATCAGAAGTAGACAACGTTCCTTCTACAACAGAGGTACTAGGCCGCTACCAGGAATTCCCGATGGCTCCCGCGTCACAGTGTACAACGTGCCATCAAAGACCTGGTCCCCTGCTACGGTTGTCAAGCCTGCCAACACTCCGAGAGCCTACATTGTCGAGACCGAAGATGCAGCGCACCAGAGAACATCTCCGTCTGGCCCCCGCTCCACTGGTGCCCCCCACACAAGAACATCAAGCCGACGTGGGCCCCACAGAGCCACAACTGCGCAGAAGCGAACGTAA